A genomic window from Pelagicoccus albus includes:
- a CDS encoding TVP38/TMEM64 family protein, with product MNLPRKKVSLILLALVGLLIVSLLVWRYREYISRESLMQVIEHFAAMGPWAYFGLMAVLPLFWFPLSPFLLFAPAFGLKIAILGSLCALTANMIVSWLVSGKWFRPVFVRLVARFGYSIPEFSERRMLGIALMLRLTPGVPFALQNYLLGLAQMPFGRYLLASLPIIWTVSASFIVLGESLMTGNLKLAVAGVGLAIAIAILLRFLRGRLQAKSIAEGSNNGA from the coding sequence GTGAACTTGCCGCGCAAAAAAGTCAGCCTCATCCTACTCGCTCTTGTGGGCCTCCTGATTGTCTCTCTCTTGGTTTGGCGGTATCGAGAGTACATCAGTCGCGAGAGCCTTATGCAGGTAATCGAGCATTTCGCCGCCATGGGGCCGTGGGCTTACTTTGGGCTTATGGCTGTTCTGCCTTTGTTTTGGTTTCCGCTGTCGCCATTTCTACTTTTCGCCCCCGCTTTTGGGTTGAAAATAGCCATTCTGGGTTCCCTCTGTGCCCTGACGGCCAACATGATCGTATCGTGGCTTGTATCAGGAAAGTGGTTCCGCCCCGTGTTCGTGCGTTTGGTTGCTCGATTCGGATACTCTATACCCGAGTTCTCGGAGAGAAGGATGTTGGGTATCGCTCTCATGTTGAGACTGACGCCCGGGGTTCCATTCGCTTTGCAGAACTATTTGCTGGGATTGGCTCAAATGCCCTTTGGCAGATATCTCTTGGCATCCTTACCGATCATTTGGACGGTCTCGGCTAGTTTTATCGTGCTAGGAGAATCGCTCATGACAGGAAACCTTAAATTAGCGGTGGCAGGTGTTGGATTGGCGATCGCCATTGCCATTTTGCTTCGCTTCTTGAGGGGGCGGTTGCAGGCCAAATCGATTGCGGAGGGCTCGAATAATGGGGCTTGA
- a CDS encoding response regulator gives MPEEEKGKILIIDDEDGIRAVLKAILESIDIQTLEASNARSALEVLEENKQSIAGCLLDMNLEDSYGEDLYDKLRTTSPDLTVFAMSGIFGAEIRERLGERVISGFIAKPFTASDIIQTVQAGLEKRTSSEEQN, from the coding sequence ATGCCTGAGGAGGAAAAGGGAAAGATACTGATAATCGATGATGAAGACGGGATCCGAGCGGTCCTGAAAGCCATCCTCGAAAGCATCGATATACAAACCCTTGAAGCCTCAAACGCACGTTCAGCACTCGAGGTTTTGGAAGAGAACAAGCAAAGCATCGCCGGCTGCCTGCTCGATATGAATCTCGAAGATAGTTACGGAGAAGATTTGTACGACAAATTGCGCACAACCTCTCCTGACCTAACCGTCTTTGCGATGAGCGGCATTTTCGGAGCCGAAATTCGCGAGCGCCTAGGTGAGCGGGTGATCTCTGGCTTCATTGCCAAACCCTTTACCGCAAGCGATATCATCCAAACCGTTCAGGCAGGACTCGAAAAGAGGACGTCCTCAGAAGAGCAGAACTAG